From a single Sporosarcina oncorhynchi genomic region:
- a CDS encoding nitrate reductase subunit alpha, whose protein sequence is MNKFSMKYFKPVERYSGNWSVLEEKSRDWENMYRQRWSHDKVVRTTHGVNCTGSCSWKVFVKNGIITWENQQIDYPSCGPDMPEFEPRGCPRGASFSWYEYSPLRVKYPYIRGKLWRMWSQALLEFKDPIKAWASIVEDPKKANDYKKARGKGGHVRIHWRDAKILIAAQLIYTIQKFGPDRIAGFTPIPAMSMVSYASGARFLSLLGGEMLSFYDWYADLPPSSPQIWGEQTDVPESSDWFNAGYIIMWGSNVPLTRTPDAHFMTEVRYKGTKTVSVAPDYAESVVHADDWIAPNPGSDAAVAQAMTHVILDEFYEQRKEPMFINYAKQYTDMPFLITLEPHEKSYKAGRFLRASDLGMESEHSEWKPVIIDETTNEIIVPNGTMGQRWEQEAKWNLILDNEDGTRVAPALTVLDHGAEWTEIQFPYFENTGNGTFTRAIPAKLVKLADGTERLVTTVYDVMMSQYGINRSNSKWDAKGYDDAESFYTPAWQEKITSVKPALVTQIAREFAQNSVDSDGRSMIIMGAGINHWFNSDTIYRAILNLVTLTASQGKNGGGWAHYVGQEKCRPIEGWSTIAFARDWQAPPRLQNGTSFFYFATDQWKYEEGNITSLSSPLGKKARYEHPADYNVLAARLGWLPSYPQFNMNSLKLTEQAAEAGHTTTQEIVDYTVDQLKTGKLNFAIEDPDAPENFPRSLFVWRSNLVSSSAKGQEYFMKHLFGASSGLLARPNENMKPEEIVWRDEVEGKLDLLVALDFRMTATPLYADIVLPAATWYEKVDLSSTDMHPFVHPFNPAVDPLWESKSDWDIFRTLAESFSEMSETHLPGVYKDLVTTPLGHDSIQEIAQPYGEIIDWKKGEIEAIPGKTMPGMTIVERDYTKVYDKYITLGPLLASGKVGAHGVSFSVAQEYEMMKGINGVYFDDTIKDGLPKLYTAKNAAEAMLTLSSATNGRVSQRAFEAAELDTGVELKDISADRAAERFTFASITAQPKEVIPTPVFSGSNKMGRRYSPFTTNIERLVPFRTLTGRQHFYIDHELFLDFGESLPVYKPTLPPMVLGPSDKPIVGGQDALVLRYLTPHGKWNIHSTYQDNQHMLTLFRGGPTVWLSDLDAAEHGIDDNAWLEVYNRNGVVTARAVVSHRMPKGTMFMYHAQDKHIQVPGSEITEERGGSHNAPTRIHMKPTQMVGGYAQLSYGFNYYGPIGNQRDEYVAVRKMKEVNWLEN, encoded by the coding sequence ATGAACAAATTTAGCATGAAATATTTCAAGCCTGTGGAACGCTATTCTGGAAATTGGTCTGTGCTTGAAGAGAAGAGTAGAGACTGGGAAAACATGTACCGTCAACGATGGTCGCATGACAAGGTTGTGCGTACGACACATGGCGTCAACTGTACGGGATCGTGCAGCTGGAAAGTATTTGTCAAGAACGGCATTATCACGTGGGAAAATCAGCAGATTGACTATCCGTCCTGTGGTCCGGATATGCCTGAATTTGAACCAAGGGGATGCCCTCGTGGTGCATCGTTTTCATGGTATGAATACAGTCCGTTACGGGTCAAATACCCATACATACGGGGGAAATTGTGGCGCATGTGGAGTCAAGCGCTTTTAGAGTTTAAGGATCCTATTAAAGCTTGGGCGAGCATCGTTGAAGACCCCAAAAAAGCGAATGATTATAAGAAAGCGCGCGGTAAAGGCGGTCACGTCCGTATCCATTGGAGAGACGCAAAAATTCTAATTGCCGCACAATTGATTTATACAATACAGAAGTTCGGACCAGATCGCATTGCAGGGTTTACCCCGATTCCGGCCATGTCCATGGTCAGCTACGCGTCTGGGGCTCGTTTCCTTTCTTTGCTGGGTGGAGAAATGCTTAGTTTCTATGATTGGTATGCAGATCTTCCGCCATCCTCCCCACAAATATGGGGTGAGCAGACAGACGTTCCCGAGTCGAGTGATTGGTTCAATGCCGGCTACATTATTATGTGGGGCTCTAACGTTCCGTTGACACGGACACCGGATGCTCATTTCATGACTGAGGTCCGTTACAAAGGTACAAAGACGGTATCGGTCGCACCCGACTATGCGGAAAGTGTCGTCCATGCAGATGATTGGATTGCCCCAAATCCAGGTTCTGATGCTGCGGTTGCTCAAGCAATGACGCATGTTATTTTGGATGAGTTTTATGAACAGCGTAAAGAACCGATGTTCATTAACTACGCGAAACAATATACGGATATGCCATTCCTGATTACATTAGAACCACATGAAAAATCCTATAAAGCCGGGCGTTTCCTCCGTGCGAGTGATTTAGGGATGGAAAGTGAACATTCTGAGTGGAAGCCTGTCATTATCGATGAAACAACGAACGAAATCATCGTGCCTAATGGAACGATGGGACAAAGATGGGAACAAGAAGCCAAATGGAATCTGATTCTTGATAACGAAGATGGCACTCGGGTTGCACCCGCATTGACTGTCTTGGATCACGGGGCAGAATGGACTGAAATCCAGTTCCCGTACTTCGAAAATACCGGTAATGGAACATTCACGCGTGCAATCCCTGCCAAGCTTGTCAAGCTGGCGGATGGAACAGAGCGTTTGGTCACAACGGTCTATGATGTCATGATGAGCCAATATGGCATTAATCGTTCGAACAGTAAATGGGATGCGAAAGGTTACGACGATGCAGAGTCCTTCTATACTCCTGCTTGGCAGGAGAAGATTACATCTGTTAAACCTGCATTAGTTACGCAGATCGCACGTGAGTTTGCACAAAACTCCGTTGACTCAGACGGTCGATCGATGATTATCATGGGCGCAGGTATCAACCACTGGTTCAACAGTGATACAATCTACCGCGCAATCCTGAATCTTGTTACGCTAACAGCATCTCAAGGGAAGAACGGTGGCGGTTGGGCGCATTACGTCGGCCAGGAAAAGTGCCGTCCAATTGAAGGATGGAGCACTATTGCGTTTGCTAGAGACTGGCAAGCCCCTCCACGTCTTCAAAACGGAACGTCCTTCTTCTATTTCGCAACGGATCAGTGGAAATATGAAGAAGGTAACATCACGTCCTTGTCTTCACCATTAGGCAAAAAAGCTCGTTATGAGCATCCTGCGGACTATAACGTCTTGGCGGCTAGACTTGGTTGGTTGCCATCGTATCCACAATTTAACATGAACAGTTTGAAGCTGACAGAACAAGCTGCAGAAGCCGGGCATACGACAACGCAGGAAATTGTTGATTATACAGTGGACCAATTGAAAACAGGCAAGTTGAACTTCGCTATCGAAGATCCAGATGCACCGGAAAACTTCCCGAGATCATTGTTTGTTTGGCGTTCAAATCTTGTCTCAAGTTCTGCAAAAGGGCAAGAGTATTTCATGAAGCATCTGTTCGGAGCTTCTTCAGGACTCTTGGCACGACCGAACGAAAATATGAAGCCCGAAGAGATTGTCTGGCGGGATGAAGTGGAAGGGAAATTGGACTTGCTCGTAGCACTCGATTTCCGGATGACAGCAACACCATTGTATGCGGATATTGTTTTACCAGCAGCGACTTGGTACGAGAAAGTAGACTTGTCCTCTACGGATATGCATCCATTCGTACATCCGTTCAATCCCGCTGTAGATCCTTTATGGGAATCGAAATCGGACTGGGACATCTTCCGTACATTGGCAGAATCGTTCTCTGAAATGTCCGAAACTCATTTGCCGGGCGTCTATAAAGATTTGGTTACAACACCTCTTGGTCATGATTCCATCCAAGAAATTGCACAGCCATATGGAGAAATCATCGACTGGAAAAAAGGTGAGATTGAAGCGATTCCAGGAAAGACGATGCCGGGTATGACAATTGTCGAACGGGATTATACGAAAGTCTATGATAAATACATTACACTTGGACCGCTGCTCGCCAGTGGAAAAGTAGGTGCCCACGGAGTGTCGTTCTCCGTTGCGCAAGAGTATGAAATGATGAAAGGCATCAACGGGGTTTATTTCGACGATACGATTAAAGATGGATTACCGAAGCTTTATACGGCGAAAAATGCCGCAGAGGCAATGCTCACATTATCATCTGCAACGAACGGACGTGTTTCACAACGAGCATTCGAAGCGGCAGAACTAGATACGGGCGTCGAACTGAAAGACATTTCAGCGGATCGTGCGGCAGAACGTTTCACTTTTGCAAGCATCACTGCACAGCCGAAAGAAGTCATCCCAACACCTGTATTCAGTGGTTCAAACAAGATGGGTCGCAGATACTCACCGTTTACGACGAATATCGAACGCCTCGTGCCTTTTAGAACATTGACGGGCAGACAGCATTTCTATATTGACCATGAACTATTTCTGGATTTCGGCGAATCATTGCCGGTCTATAAACCGACCTTGCCGCCGATGGTTCTTGGTCCAAGTGATAAACCGATTGTCGGAGGACAAGATGCGCTTGTCCTGCGTTACTTAACACCACACGGCAAGTGGAATATCCACTCCACTTACCAAGACAACCAGCATATGCTGACATTATTCCGCGGTGGCCCAACGGTCTGGCTTTCAGACCTTGATGCAGCTGAACACGGTATTGATGACAATGCATGGCTCGAAGTGTACAACCGGAATGGTGTCGTGACTGCACGTGCTGTTGTCAGTCATAGAATGCCGAAAGGAACAATGTTCATGTATCATGCCCAGGATAAGCATATCCAGGTGCCGGGCTCCGAAATTACGGAAGAACGTGGAGGCAGCCACAACGCGCCGACACGGATTCATATGAAACCGACACAGATGGTCGGCGGATATGCACAGCTCAGCTACGGATTCAACTATTACGGACCGATCGGTAACCAGCGTGACGAATATGTAGCGGTCCGCAAGATGAAGGAGGTCAACTGGCTTGAAAATTAA